Proteins from one Romboutsia sp. CE17 genomic window:
- a CDS encoding flavodoxin family protein, translating to MKYAIVYSSITGNTKKLAEAIKNKVGECYFGKPSDEALEADVIFIGFWAAKNSCPADIQEFIEKLSNKKIFLFGTVGYFNTKEYFEEVLNNAKSYVPSSNTIIGTYMCQGKVSDSWQNKIKEGSPEKYELIKNNLKESMNHPNEDDIKSLIMEIDKVGL from the coding sequence ATGAAGTATGCAATTGTTTATAGTAGTATAACTGGTAATACAAAAAAATTAGCTGAAGCAATAAAAAATAAAGTTGGCGAATGTTACTTTGGAAAACCTTCTGATGAAGCACTTGAAGCAGATGTTATATTTATAGGATTTTGGGCTGCTAAAAATTCTTGCCCAGCAGATATTCAAGAATTTATTGAAAAACTTTCTAATAAAAAGATATTTTTATTTGGGACAGTAGGATATTTCAATACTAAAGAGTACTTTGAAGAAGTTTTAAATAATGCAAAATCATATGTTCCATCATCTAACACTATTATTGGAACATATATGTGTCAAGGTAAAGTGTCAGATTCTTGGCAAAATAAGATAAAAGAAGGCTCACCTGAAAAATATGAATTGATAAAAAATAACCTTAAAGAATCAATGAATCATCCAAATGAAGATGATATAAAATCATTAATTATGGAAATTGATAAAGTAGGTTTATAA
- a CDS encoding phage holin family protein, whose translation MAHDNNERRGNDNNLLRWLGRFVLVAIILMITSFLTPGFSINGLWSFLIAAVVISGLDYLAESLMGVDASPFGKGIKGFIIAAIIIYLAQYLVPNMGVTIIGAVLAAIVIGILDAVFPARAM comes from the coding sequence ATGGCACATGATAATAATGAAAGAAGAGGAAATGATAATAATTTATTAAGATGGTTAGGAAGATTTGTATTAGTTGCAATTATTCTAATGATAACATCATTTTTAACTCCAGGATTTTCAATAAATGGACTGTGGTCATTTTTAATAGCTGCAGTTGTAATATCTGGATTAGACTATTTAGCAGAATCACTTATGGGAGTTGATGCATCTCCTTTTGGAAAAGGGATAAAAGGATTTATAATTGCAGCAATAATAATATACTTAGCACAATATTTAGTTCCTAATATGGGTGTAACTATTATAGGAGCAGTACTTGCAGCTATAGTTATTGGAATTTTAGATGCAGTATTTCCTGCTAGAGCTATGTAA
- a CDS encoding helix-turn-helix transcriptional regulator, with protein sequence MSKVNNNIKFYTFIKILSKYSDENVALSTSDINNFMKKYINVGIDRRTIYRYIDDMDKLGFDISKYDNEDKGYKLIGHKLEEYEVKIISDAIASSRFITKKKTEELIDKILKFRAIYTKRDIDRNIFIDDRCKSVNEEIFINIDKINTAIRDKKKIIFNYYDYNYKKELSPRLNSDNKIKVYKVNPVSIILKNENYYLILFGDKHNDLSNYRIDRMKNIKIIEEDRKNLECIEECKDGFNPIIYSKKSFKMFPGTESEITIKFNKKLLNFMIDSFGDDIVIDINEDNSYTGRFMAKIGEGLVRWILQLGSDGVIIKPEYLRDLVKEEVVKLNKIYEL encoded by the coding sequence ATGAGTAAGGTAAATAATAATATAAAGTTTTATACATTCATAAAAATATTAAGTAAATATTCTGATGAAAATGTAGCATTATCAACAAGTGATATAAATAATTTTATGAAAAAATATATTAATGTAGGAATAGATAGAAGAACAATATACAGATATATAGATGATATGGATAAACTAGGATTTGATATAAGTAAGTATGATAATGAAGATAAAGGATATAAGCTTATTGGACATAAATTAGAAGAATATGAAGTTAAGATAATATCAGATGCGATAGCATCAAGTAGATTTATAACAAAAAAGAAAACAGAAGAATTAATAGATAAGATATTAAAATTTAGAGCAATATATACAAAAAGAGATATAGATAGAAATATATTTATTGATGATAGATGTAAGTCAGTAAATGAAGAAATTTTTATAAATATAGATAAAATTAATACTGCTATAAGAGATAAAAAGAAGATAATATTTAATTATTATGACTACAATTATAAAAAAGAACTTTCTCCAAGACTAAATAGTGATAATAAAATTAAAGTATACAAAGTAAATCCTGTATCAATAATATTAAAAAATGAAAACTATTATCTTATCTTATTTGGGGATAAACATAATGATTTATCAAACTATAGAATAGATAGGATGAAAAATATAAAAATTATTGAAGAAGATAGAAAAAATTTAGAGTGTATAGAAGAATGTAAAGATGGATTCAATCCAATTATATATTCTAAAAAAAGTTTTAAAATGTTTCCAGGTACAGAATCAGAAATTACTATAAAGTTTAATAAAAAACTATTAAATTTTATGATAGATTCATTTGGAGATGATATTGTTATTGATATAAATGAAGATAACAGCTATACAGGCAGGTTTATGGCAAAAATAGGAGAAGGCTTAGTTAGATGGATATTGCAGTTAGGGTCTGATGGGGTTATAATCAAGCCTGAATATTTAAGAGACTTAGTAAAGGAAGAAGTAGTAAAATTAAATAAAATATATGAATTATAG
- a CDS encoding YkvA family protein → METSKDIVFSKELVSKYEKNHDEKSFWNKIKKVGSKIGVAPIYLVFLLYHSIKSSSISMVNKAPILGALGYFISFIDIVPDVTPLVGYCDDMSVVIGALALIATQITEEIREKAKNSTRNIFPTITDDEFSVIDNMYKKSGEAVSAAKSIKNMKKDSRDKVNK, encoded by the coding sequence ATGGAGACAAGTAAAGATATTGTATTTTCAAAAGAATTAGTATCTAAATATGAGAAAAATCATGATGAAAAAAGTTTTTGGAACAAAATAAAAAAAGTTGGGAGTAAAATAGGCGTAGCACCGATATATTTAGTATTTTTATTGTATCATTCTATTAAATCAAGTAGTATATCAATGGTTAATAAAGCTCCTATATTAGGAGCATTGGGATATTTTATAAGTTTTATAGATATAGTACCAGATGTAACACCATTAGTAGGATATTGTGATGATATGAGTGTGGTTATAGGAGCGCTAGCATTGATAGCAACTCAAATAACAGAAGAAATTAGGGAAAAAGCTAAAAATAGTACAAGGAATATATTTCCTACAATTACAGATGATGAATTTAGTGTTATAGATAATATGTATAAAAAATCAGGTGAGGCAGTTAGTGCTGCTAAATCTATTAAGAATATGAAAAAAGATAGTAGGGATAAAGTAAATAAATAA
- a CDS encoding DnaJ domain-containing protein, which translates to MSFFKSVIGGAIGFVVGGPLGAAGGAVLASRLGSKEYKYSINCPHCYKSLGVDTYGRYNCCHCEGVLTFSEDGVIKDTRIDVICPYCKQNLLIEGPGKWNCCKCNQSFEYTIDNSVKEYNSEEETCLFIIFAAFAKFCKANGQIKNEHISTATDIMDNYYGFNEENRKLSIKYFRMGRDSDKTFEDYCMKLNDICDDKLEDDREIKNDFLICLYKLATCLGKTTYEEEKMLNYAAAILKIEPYLINKLKEEYIENSLDKYYEILGCKRGDSISIIKSSYRKIVNECHPDKILSKNLPEYLVNYSTQRFREVQEAYEKIKLDLEA; encoded by the coding sequence ATGAGTTTTTTTAAGTCGGTTATAGGAGGGGCTATAGGATTTGTAGTAGGAGGACCATTAGGTGCAGCAGGTGGAGCAGTTCTAGCAAGTAGATTAGGATCAAAAGAATATAAATACAGTATAAATTGTCCTCATTGTTATAAATCTTTAGGTGTTGATACTTATGGAAGATACAATTGCTGTCATTGCGAAGGTGTATTAACTTTTTCAGAAGATGGAGTTATAAAAGATACAAGGATAGATGTTATTTGTCCATATTGTAAGCAAAATTTATTAATTGAGGGGCCAGGCAAATGGAATTGTTGTAAATGTAATCAATCATTTGAGTATACAATAGATAATAGTGTGAAAGAATATAATTCAGAAGAAGAAACATGTTTATTTATTATATTTGCTGCTTTTGCTAAGTTTTGTAAGGCTAATGGTCAAATTAAAAATGAACATATAAGTACAGCAACAGATATTATGGATAATTATTATGGTTTTAATGAAGAGAATAGAAAATTATCTATAAAATATTTTAGAATGGGTAGAGATTCAGATAAGACTTTTGAAGATTATTGTATGAAATTAAATGATATATGTGATGATAAATTAGAAGACGATAGGGAGATAAAGAATGATTTTTTAATATGTTTATATAAGCTTGCAACTTGTTTAGGAAAAACTACTTATGAAGAAGAGAAGATGCTTAACTATGCTGCTGCAATTCTAAAAATAGAACCATATTTAATTAATAAGTTAAAGGAAGAATACATAGAAAATTCACTGGATAAATATTATGAAATTTTAGGTTGTAAAAGAGGGGATTCGATATCAATTATTAAATCAAGTTATAGAAAAATTGTAAATGAATGTCATCCTGATAAAATATTAAGTAAGAATTTACCTGAATACTTAGTTAATTATTCAACTCAAAGATTCCGTGAAGTTCAAGAAGCATATGAAAAAATTAAGTTAGATTTAGAAGCTTAG
- a CDS encoding YkvA family protein — MDNSQYSKEYSEESLFKKIKSVFSKAGVSVIYGVLLLFYALKDPAVPMGAKATIIGALGYFISPIDLIADPIPVAGYGDDLTAIITALGVISVFITPETKRKAREKTLEWFSDATEEDFSTIDAKLEKKK, encoded by the coding sequence ATGGATAATAGTCAATATAGTAAGGAATACTCAGAAGAATCATTATTTAAAAAAATAAAGTCAGTATTTTCGAAAGCTGGTGTATCAGTAATATATGGAGTGTTATTATTATTTTATGCACTTAAAGACCCAGCAGTACCAATGGGAGCAAAAGCTACCATAATTGGAGCATTAGGATATTTCATATCTCCGATAGACTTAATAGCAGATCCTATACCAGTTGCAGGGTATGGAGATGATTTAACAGCAATAATAACAGCATTAGGAGTAATTTCTGTATTCATAACTCCTGAAACAAAAAGAAAAGCTAGAGAAAAAACTTTAGAATGGTTTAGTGATGCAACAGAAGAAGATTTTAGTACTATTGATGCAAAATTAGAAAAAAAGAAATAG
- a CDS encoding phage holin family protein, whose translation MITSFLTPGFSINGLWSFLIAAVVISGLDYLAESLMGVDASPFGKGIKEFIIEAIIIYLARYLVPNMGITIIGAVLAAVVIGILDAVFPARAM comes from the coding sequence ATGATAACATCATTTTTAACTCCAGGATTTTCAATAAATGGACTGTGGTCATTTTTAATAGCAGCAGTTGTAATATCTGGATTAGACTATTTAGCAGAATCACTTATGGGAGTTGATGCATCTCCTTTTGGAAAAGGGATAAAAGAATTTATAATTGAAGCAATAATAATATACCTAGCACGATATTTAGTTCCTAATATGGGTATAACTATTATAGGAGCAGTATTGGCGGCTGTAGTTATTGGAATTTTAGATGCAGTATTTCCTGCTAGAGCTATGTAA